A stretch of Candidatus Anaeroferrophillus wilburensis DNA encodes these proteins:
- a CDS encoding acetate--CoA ligase family protein, whose product MLDALFRPKSVAVIGASNRELTIGYRIVQNLVDSGYQGPIFTVNPKAPFIKNFVAYKDITDVPMDVDLAHIIVKNTRVPEEIEKCGKKGVKVVIVNTAGFREIGPEGIKLEEEMLAVAKKYGVRVFGPNCQGVMNSDPEVRAYCNFTFTRMVPGSISVMAQSGGVGEVINNRLFEMGLGFRMYASYGNQSDINATEILAYWGDDPGTKVILLHIETLSDAAGFAKVAAEITKKKPILAMKTGRTKLGAKAVSSHTGGMMAVDTSTNLLLEKCGILTFNDEEELCQAARALSALPAAAGNRVGIITNTGGPGIIVTDEIIEHGCEMAELTTASQQVLRENLYPEASIANPVDVLATATPEHYQLAAETLMNDPQVDIVFVNFITPFFVDTEGVARGLVSVAKTADKPMIVVMMTEKEGWASTLKIFAEAGIPTFDMPEIGGRVAASMARYAQLKKRQEATDVSFTDIDRAAADRLLEKTRENGRQFMSQSDAFSLLAAYGLPVIANSEVADGAGAVAAATVIGYPVTLKVESEDVVHKSDAGGVVLNLKNDAELEDAFVRLGDSFPGSRVFVQQYITPGVEIMVGAHRENAELGHVIAFGLGGIFVEVLKDVMFRLNPLTKEDIDAMVRGIKGYPILAGIRGQKGVDLAKIEEVIGRLSVLLANHPNIEEMDLNPIFAYPHGQEPGLVDVRIKLS is encoded by the coding sequence ATGCTGGACGCATTATTTCGACCTAAATCAGTAGCGGTTATTGGCGCTTCGAATCGGGAGCTGACCATCGGTTACCGCATTGTTCAGAATCTGGTGGACAGCGGCTATCAGGGGCCCATTTTCACGGTCAATCCGAAAGCGCCGTTCATCAAGAACTTTGTTGCCTACAAGGATATTACCGATGTTCCTATGGATGTGGATCTGGCTCACATCATTGTGAAAAATACCCGGGTGCCGGAAGAGATCGAAAAATGCGGCAAAAAAGGGGTGAAGGTGGTTATTGTCAATACGGCCGGATTTCGTGAAATTGGTCCTGAAGGCATCAAGCTGGAAGAAGAGATGCTGGCGGTGGCAAAAAAATATGGCGTCCGGGTCTTTGGCCCCAACTGCCAGGGGGTGATGAATTCCGATCCCGAGGTGCGTGCCTACTGCAACTTTACCTTCACCCGCATGGTTCCGGGTTCCATCTCGGTGATGGCCCAGTCCGGCGGCGTTGGTGAAGTGATCAACAACCGTCTCTTTGAAATGGGTTTGGGTTTTCGCATGTATGCCTCCTACGGCAACCAGAGTGATATCAATGCTACAGAAATCCTAGCCTATTGGGGGGATGATCCCGGGACCAAGGTTATTCTGCTGCACATTGAAACCCTCTCCGATGCCGCCGGTTTTGCCAAGGTGGCCGCGGAGATCACCAAGAAGAAACCCATTCTGGCGATGAAGACCGGTCGCACCAAGCTGGGGGCCAAAGCGGTATCATCCCATACCGGCGGCATGATGGCGGTTGACACCTCCACCAACCTGCTGTTGGAAAAGTGCGGCATCCTGACGTTTAATGATGAGGAAGAGCTGTGCCAGGCGGCTCGGGCGCTGTCGGCGCTGCCGGCGGCAGCGGGCAATCGGGTTGGCATCATTACCAATACCGGCGGTCCCGGAATTATCGTGACGGATGAGATCATCGAGCATGGTTGTGAAATGGCCGAGCTGACTACCGCCAGCCAGCAGGTGCTGCGGGAGAACCTGTATCCTGAAGCCTCCATTGCCAATCCGGTGGATGTGCTGGCGACGGCAACACCGGAGCACTATCAGCTGGCCGCTGAAACCCTGATGAATGATCCCCAGGTTGATATTGTTTTTGTCAATTTTATCACGCCGTTTTTTGTTGATACCGAAGGGGTTGCCCGTGGATTGGTGAGTGTGGCGAAAACTGCTGACAAGCCGATGATTGTCGTGATGATGACCGAGAAAGAGGGCTGGGCATCAACATTGAAAATTTTTGCCGAGGCGGGGATTCCCACCTTTGATATGCCGGAGATCGGCGGCCGAGTTGCCGCATCCATGGCCCGTTACGCCCAGTTGAAAAAGCGCCAGGAGGCGACGGACGTCAGTTTTACCGATATTGACCGGGCTGCTGCGGACCGCTTGCTTGAGAAAACCCGGGAGAATGGTCGGCAGTTCATGTCCCAGTCCGATGCTTTCAGCCTGCTGGCTGCCTATGGGTTGCCGGTGATTGCCAACAGTGAAGTAGCTGATGGTGCCGGTGCAGTGGCAGCAGCTACGGTGATTGGTTACCCGGTGACCTTGAAGGTGGAATCGGAAGATGTTGTCCATAAATCGGATGCCGGCGGGGTGGTGCTCAACCTCAAGAACGATGCTGAACTGGAGGACGCTTTTGTCCGTCTGGGCGACTCATTTCCCGGCAGCCGGGTCTTTGTTCAGCAGTATATTACTCCCGGCGTTGAGATTATGGTTGGTGCCCACCGGGAGAATGCTGAACTGGGGCATGTGATTGCCTTTGGTCTTGGGGGGATTTTCGTCGAGGTGCTGAAAGATGTGATGTTCAGACTCAATCCGCTGACCAAAGAGGATATCGATGCCATGGTCAGGGGCATCAAAGGGTATCCTATCCTGGCGGGGATCCGCGGCCAGAAGGGCGTCGACCTGGCAAAAATAGAAGAGGTTATTGGTCGCCTCTCAGTACTCCTGGCCAACCATCCTAACATCGAGGAGATGGATCTGAATCCCATTTTTGCCTATCCGCATGGGCAGGAGCCAGGTTTGGTGGACGTCCGGATTAAGCTATCCTGA
- a CDS encoding 2-hydroxyacyl-CoA dehydratase, whose protein sequence is MAEIRKLKAAKLMKKVMADHFYEIDAAVKAGNPKVAWCTSVGPAELLRAMGFVVYFPENHAAILGASRTATDYIPAANAIGYSPEICSYLTADVGAYLKGFTPLAKIYEGIDSIPKPDVLVYNTNQCRDVKDWFEWYARRWNVPCLGIESYVNVGAVTDTHVAGISGQFKKLAEDLTAITGNKLDMDKLAETVWLSRKCSDLWRDVLEMATRKPSPLTFFDGTIHMGPAVVMRGTQVAVDYYETLLKELQEWVDEGVAAVEGEKYRIYWEGMPIWGKLRENAQLFLRLKTAVVASTYCNSWIFSALDGDDPWDSMARAYTELFIVRDDDYKEDYFLKMKKLFDYDGIIFHDAKTCPNNSNCRYGLPQRLQGKAGIPFVTIDGDLNDLRCYSEEQAITKIEAFIEQLGERK, encoded by the coding sequence ATGGCCGAAATTAGAAAACTGAAAGCAGCAAAACTGATGAAAAAGGTGATGGCCGATCATTTCTATGAAATTGATGCGGCGGTGAAAGCCGGCAATCCGAAGGTTGCTTGGTGTACCAGCGTCGGCCCGGCCGAGCTTCTTCGGGCCATGGGTTTTGTGGTCTATTTCCCGGAAAATCATGCGGCGATTCTGGGCGCCAGCCGGACCGCCACCGACTATATCCCGGCTGCCAACGCCATCGGCTACTCGCCGGAAATCTGCTCATATCTGACTGCAGATGTTGGTGCCTATCTGAAAGGATTTACTCCTTTGGCGAAAATTTATGAAGGCATAGATTCAATCCCGAAGCCGGACGTACTGGTCTATAACACCAATCAGTGCCGCGACGTCAAGGATTGGTTTGAGTGGTATGCGCGGCGCTGGAATGTGCCCTGTCTGGGCATCGAAAGTTATGTCAATGTTGGCGCGGTTACTGACACCCACGTTGCCGGGATCAGCGGTCAGTTCAAAAAGCTGGCCGAAGATCTCACGGCGATTACCGGCAATAAGCTGGATATGGACAAACTGGCGGAAACCGTCTGGCTGTCGCGCAAATGTTCCGATCTGTGGCGGGATGTGCTGGAAATGGCAACCCGCAAGCCCAGCCCATTGACCTTTTTTGATGGTACCATTCACATGGGGCCGGCGGTGGTCATGCGGGGTACCCAGGTAGCGGTTGACTATTATGAGACCCTGCTCAAAGAGCTGCAGGAATGGGTTGACGAAGGGGTGGCTGCTGTTGAGGGAGAAAAATACCGTATTTACTGGGAAGGAATGCCCATCTGGGGCAAGCTACGGGAAAATGCCCAACTCTTTCTCCGCTTGAAAACCGCAGTGGTGGCCTCCACCTATTGCAACAGCTGGATTTTCAGTGCCCTAGACGGCGATGACCCTTGGGATTCCATGGCCCGGGCCTACACAGAACTCTTTATTGTCCGCGATGATGACTATAAAGAGGACTACTTTTTAAAGATGAAGAAGCTTTTTGACTATGACGGCATTATTTTTCACGATGCCAAAACATGCCCCAACAACTCCAACTGTCGCTATGGCCTGCCCCAGCGTCTCCAGGGCAAGGCCGGCATTCCTTTTGTAACCATCGACGGCGATCTCAATGATCTGCGCTGTTATTCCGAAGAGCAGGCGATTACCAAGATTGAGGCTTTTATTGAGCAGTTGGGAGAGAGGAAGTAA
- a CDS encoding phenylacetate--CoA ligase has product MIWDQKMETLPRDEMKKVQGERLRKVCERVYNNVPFYKKAFDEAKVKPEQINSIDDIRRLPFTTKTDLRDSYPYDMFAAPMRDIVRIHASSGTTGKPTVVGYTRRDIEVWADMMARCMYGAGTTADDIVQNAYGYGLFTGGLGAHYGAERIGAAVIPISGGNTQKQLMLLQDFGSTVLTATPSFVLYIYDMARDMGIDIEKLKLKVGILGAEPWSDNMRQEIEEKMQIKAVDIFGLSEITGPGVSCECIEAQNGLHVQEDFFYPEIIDPDTGEPLPYGEKGELVITTLMKEGIPLIRYRLRDISSLNPEQCVCGRTTVRMARVSGRNDDMLIIRGVNVFPSQIESVLLMNAELEPHYQLVVDRQGTMDSLQVQVEVAPAVFDRAEKAMLAMEGESIFHQVAELQALKKKVQHDIKDIIGVTTNVVFKEPNSIARSEGKAQRVIDKRK; this is encoded by the coding sequence ATGATTTGGGATCAAAAGATGGAGACCCTGCCTAGGGATGAGATGAAAAAGGTGCAGGGTGAGCGGTTGCGCAAAGTGTGTGAGCGGGTTTATAACAATGTACCGTTTTATAAAAAAGCCTTTGATGAAGCCAAGGTGAAGCCGGAGCAGATCAACAGCATTGATGACATCCGGCGGCTGCCCTTTACCACCAAGACCGACCTGCGGGACAGTTATCCCTATGATATGTTTGCGGCGCCCATGAGGGATATTGTCCGCATCCATGCCTCCTCAGGCACGACCGGCAAACCGACGGTGGTGGGCTATACCCGCCGTGATATCGAAGTTTGGGCGGATATGATGGCTCGCTGCATGTACGGTGCCGGCACCACGGCGGACGATATTGTCCAGAACGCCTATGGTTACGGATTGTTCACCGGCGGCTTGGGCGCCCACTACGGGGCGGAGCGGATTGGCGCGGCGGTGATCCCCATCTCCGGCGGTAATACCCAGAAGCAGCTCATGCTGCTGCAGGATTTCGGTTCCACCGTTTTGACGGCAACCCCGTCCTTTGTTCTCTATATCTATGATATGGCCCGGGATATGGGCATCGATATTGAAAAACTGAAGCTGAAGGTCGGGATTCTTGGTGCCGAACCCTGGAGTGACAATATGCGCCAGGAGATCGAGGAGAAGATGCAGATCAAGGCGGTGGATATTTTCGGCCTCAGTGAAATTACCGGCCCCGGAGTTTCCTGCGAATGTATCGAAGCCCAGAATGGTCTTCATGTGCAGGAGGACTTCTTCTATCCGGAAATTATTGATCCCGATACTGGTGAGCCACTGCCCTACGGTGAAAAGGGTGAGTTGGTGATCACCACCTTGATGAAAGAGGGCATTCCCCTGATTCGCTATCGGTTGCGGGATATCAGCAGCCTCAACCCCGAACAGTGCGTCTGTGGCCGGACGACCGTCCGCATGGCCCGGGTTTCCGGTCGCAACGATGATATGCTGATCATCCGCGGGGTCAACGTCTTCCCCAGCCAGATTGAGTCGGTGCTGTTGATGAATGCCGAGCTGGAGCCGCACTATCAGCTGGTGGTTGACCGTCAGGGAACGATGGATTCCCTGCAGGTGCAGGTGGAAGTTGCACCTGCGGTTTTTGATCGAGCCGAGAAAGCCATGCTGGCGATGGAAGGAGAAAGTATTTTTCATCAGGTTGCCGAATTGCAGGCGTTGAAAAAGAAGGTACAGCATGACATCAAGGATATTATCGGCGTGACCACCAATGTGGTTTTCAAGGAACCGAACAGCATTGCCCGCAGTGAAGGAAAAGCCCAGCGGGTAATCGATAAGCGGAAATAG
- a CDS encoding 2-dehydropantoate 2-reductase, with the protein MKVAIVGAGGLGATFGALLTAAGIDVTMIEIDRRRVEKIGTEGLDMIMPDGTKKHFTLKITDDVHAVGEVDLVQISVKGYHTASAAASVVPLVGPRTYVLSVQNGLGNLRRIAEHVPAAQVIGGVTALSAMPLDLNLIKFNGGHGGVAFGRFDGVEDPGLQDVARMFEVAGIEAQVISGNVQVPIWRKLIANVSNNCVAAITGFTGNQMLACEPICDLIAKLAEEVALVARAEGLDFDELNDPAGFVLHKTLPGVKDNKISMLQDVEAGRRTEIETLNAEIVRLGAVHGIPTPYNHTMTCLVHAREQQMLWDQHQRTSAKD; encoded by the coding sequence ATGAAAGTTGCGATTGTTGGTGCCGGTGGTTTGGGAGCCACTTTTGGCGCGCTCTTGACGGCCGCCGGTATCGATGTTACGATGATCGAGATAGACCGCCGCAGGGTGGAAAAGATTGGCACCGAGGGCCTTGACATGATTATGCCCGACGGGACCAAAAAGCATTTTACGCTTAAGATAACCGATGATGTCCATGCCGTTGGCGAGGTTGATCTGGTGCAGATTTCCGTCAAGGGCTACCATACTGCATCGGCGGCTGCAAGTGTTGTACCCCTGGTCGGCCCCCGGACCTATGTGCTGTCGGTGCAGAATGGTCTTGGCAATCTGCGCCGAATTGCCGAGCATGTGCCGGCGGCTCAGGTTATCGGCGGGGTGACTGCTTTAAGTGCCATGCCTCTCGATCTCAATCTAATCAAATTTAACGGCGGCCATGGCGGGGTTGCTTTTGGTCGCTTTGACGGTGTCGAAGATCCCGGGCTGCAGGATGTTGCCCGTATGTTTGAGGTGGCCGGCATTGAGGCCCAGGTGATCAGTGGCAACGTTCAGGTGCCCATCTGGCGCAAGCTGATTGCCAATGTTTCCAATAACTGTGTTGCCGCGATCACCGGTTTTACCGGCAATCAGATGCTGGCCTGTGAGCCCATCTGCGATCTGATTGCCAAACTGGCGGAGGAAGTAGCCCTGGTAGCTCGGGCCGAGGGGCTTGATTTTGATGAATTGAATGATCCAGCCGGTTTTGTACTCCACAAAACGCTGCCTGGAGTCAAAGATAACAAAATTTCCATGCTTCAGGACGTGGAGGCTGGCCGGCGGACCGAGATTGAAACCCTTAATGCCGAAATAGTCAGGCTTGGCGCTGTGCATGGGATTCCCACCCCCTATAACCATACCATGACCTGTCTGGTTCATGCTCGTGAACAGCAGATGCTCTGGGATCAGCATCAGCGAACTTCAGCGAAGGATTAG
- a CDS encoding ATPase, whose translation MPAEFYAGIDVGSTTTKVAIVDAAGTLLAEAVDKSGFDFAGAAETVFSRALAVLDADRLQVKRVVSTGYGRRNVAFADEMRTEIFCHAAGAYHYFPEALTIIDIGGQDNKIIRVNAGGERENFAMNRKCAAGTGAFIEEIAYRLGIDLGSLNGLAEKSEDEVSIGSFCTVFSCTEILGLLRRGTKPEDIVKGVFRSVVKRVLEMDSITGKVVLTGGVVAYNPIIARMMAEMTEREVVVAPHPQVIGAYGAALTARNL comes from the coding sequence ATGCCTGCTGAGTTCTACGCCGGTATTGATGTGGGTTCCACCACCACCAAAGTGGCGATTGTCGATGCTGCTGGTACGCTGTTGGCTGAGGCGGTGGACAAGAGTGGCTTTGATTTTGCCGGAGCTGCGGAAACGGTTTTCTCTCGGGCGCTGGCGGTGCTGGATGCTGATCGCCTGCAGGTAAAACGAGTGGTGTCAACCGGCTATGGCCGCCGCAACGTGGCTTTTGCCGACGAGATGCGGACCGAGATTTTTTGCCATGCGGCCGGTGCCTATCACTATTTTCCCGAAGCCCTGACGATCATCGATATTGGCGGCCAAGACAACAAGATTATCCGGGTGAATGCCGGTGGTGAGCGGGAAAACTTTGCCATGAACCGCAAGTGCGCCGCCGGCACCGGGGCGTTCATCGAGGAGATTGCCTATCGCCTGGGGATCGATCTTGGCAGTTTGAACGGCTTGGCGGAAAAAAGTGAAGATGAGGTTAGTATCGGTTCTTTTTGTACGGTGTTCAGCTGTACAGAGATTCTCGGCCTGCTGCGCCGCGGCACCAAGCCTGAAGATATCGTCAAGGGGGTGTTCCGCTCGGTGGTGAAGCGGGTGCTGGAGATGGATAGCATTACCGGTAAGGTAGTGTTGACCGGCGGTGTGGTGGCCTATAACCCGATTATCGCCAGGATGATGGCTGAAATGACCGAACGGGAAGTGGTGGTGGCCCCCCACCCACAGGTCATCGGCGCCTATGGTGCGGCTCTAACAGCTCGCAATCTCTAA
- a CDS encoding AMP-binding protein gives MALWLNLGDMLRVNAVKYPQNIAFCDKERRFTFPMANQRVNQLANSLLAMGLQKGDTVSCFLENCIEICELYIACAKIGVIINPINFRLVAPEVEYIVTNADAKAFFVHDEFVPMVEEIRAHLSQVQDYIVVGGRQSGYREYEDLLTANPATEPSVKVDPADPWILLYTSGTTGRPKGVVRSHESYVAFYLINGCDFSFGSRDFVLTCMPLCHVNTTFFSFTVTYLGGSNYIHPARSFRPAEILDVVQREKITFISLIPTHYNLIFSLPEDQLRAFDLSSVQKLLCSSAPARIEHKKAILELIAGVRLFEGYGSTEAGIVCTLMPEDQLTKPGSIGKESAGTDLVKILDDAGKEVAPGEVGELYSRSPMLFDGYYKLPEATAEAFAGEYFSAGDMARRDEDGYYYLVDRKKNMIITGGENVYPSEVENVLAAHEAVFDVAVIGLPDKKWGERVTAVVIPKEGRSLTGEELISMTRGQLAPYKCPKEVIFIAAEEMPRTGTGKILHRILRERYASQ, from the coding sequence ATGGCTTTATGGCTTAATCTTGGTGATATGCTCCGGGTCAATGCGGTGAAGTATCCGCAGAATATTGCTTTTTGTGATAAGGAACGCCGTTTCACTTTTCCGATGGCTAATCAGCGGGTCAATCAGTTGGCCAACAGTTTGCTGGCCATGGGGCTCCAGAAAGGGGATACGGTTTCCTGCTTTCTGGAAAACTGCATTGAAATCTGTGAACTGTATATTGCTTGCGCAAAAATCGGCGTGATCATCAATCCCATCAACTTCCGTCTGGTGGCACCGGAAGTGGAGTATATCGTTACTAATGCCGATGCTAAAGCCTTTTTTGTCCACGATGAGTTTGTTCCGATGGTCGAGGAGATTCGTGCCCACCTGTCCCAGGTGCAGGATTACATCGTTGTCGGTGGCCGGCAGTCGGGCTATCGGGAGTATGAAGACCTGCTCACCGCCAACCCGGCCACTGAGCCGTCAGTCAAGGTCGATCCTGCAGATCCCTGGATTCTGCTGTATACTTCCGGAACCACCGGTCGCCCGAAAGGGGTTGTCCGCTCCCATGAATCCTATGTTGCCTTTTATCTGATCAACGGCTGCGATTTTTCCTTTGGGTCTCGGGATTTCGTGCTTACCTGTATGCCCCTGTGTCATGTGAATACCACTTTTTTTTCATTTACGGTCACCTATCTGGGGGGCAGCAATTACATCCATCCGGCCAGATCATTCAGGCCGGCAGAAATTCTCGATGTTGTCCAACGGGAAAAGATAACCTTCATCTCGCTGATTCCGACCCATTACAACCTTATTTTCAGCCTGCCGGAAGACCAACTGCGTGCTTTTGATCTGTCGTCAGTGCAAAAGTTGCTCTGTTCTTCAGCGCCAGCCCGTATTGAGCATAAGAAAGCTATTCTGGAATTGATTGCCGGTGTGCGCCTTTTCGAAGGCTATGGATCGACGGAAGCCGGCATTGTCTGTACCCTGATGCCCGAGGATCAGCTGACCAAGCCCGGCTCGATAGGCAAGGAATCTGCCGGGACTGACCTTGTGAAAATTCTTGATGACGCTGGTAAAGAGGTGGCTCCGGGGGAAGTGGGAGAGTTGTATTCCCGCAGTCCGATGTTGTTTGATGGCTATTATAAGCTGCCGGAAGCAACTGCCGAAGCGTTCGCCGGTGAATATTTCAGTGCCGGTGATATGGCCCGCCGGGATGAGGATGGGTATTACTATCTGGTTGACCGGAAAAAGAATATGATCATCACCGGCGGCGAGAATGTCTATCCTTCCGAGGTTGAGAATGTCCTGGCTGCCCATGAAGCGGTTTTTGATGTGGCGGTTATCGGCCTGCCTGATAAAAAATGGGGTGAGCGGGTTACCGCGGTGGTGATCCCTAAAGAGGGGCGCTCATTGACCGGAGAGGAGTTGATTTCCATGACCCGCGGTCAGCTTGCACCTTATAAATGTCCCAAGGAAGTTATTTTTATTGCTGCCGAGGAGATGCCCCGTACTGGGACCGGCAAGATTTTGCACCGGATTCTGCGGGAGCGCTATGCCAGTCAGTGA
- a CDS encoding thiolase family protein produces the protein MFSKAFIPYGGYFSSPFARWQGSLANENAIILASSTAKRWLAEKNLDPGLFEYLFFGFTIPQHYGFYASPWAAAMMGADRIPGCIISQACSTSTTCIYQAALGIEQGEYQKAFTLMADRCSNGPHLIWPNPKGPGGQVESENWLMDNFGNDPWARNAMIETAENVAKEGGITREACDELTLRRYEQYGAALADDRAFQKRYMFPLELAISKKKTVLFAEDEGIMPSTAEGLAALKPVLPGGVHTFGSQTHPGDGNCGLIVTDRQTAKELSSDASIEVQVLSYGFSREKKGYMAAAVVPAAERALAKADITAKDVKAIKTHNPFAVNDLYFAGKLDIDAHQFNNYGSSLIFGHPQGPTAGRCIIELIEELAMTGGGYGMFAGCAAGDTAAALVLKVTGA, from the coding sequence ATGTTTTCAAAAGCATTTATTCCGTATGGCGGCTACTTTTCATCGCCCTTTGCCCGCTGGCAGGGTTCTTTGGCCAATGAAAATGCCATCATATTGGCCTCGTCCACTGCGAAGCGCTGGTTGGCTGAAAAAAACCTTGATCCGGGACTGTTTGAATATCTGTTTTTTGGTTTTACCATTCCCCAGCATTATGGTTTTTATGCCAGTCCATGGGCGGCGGCGATGATGGGTGCCGATCGGATCCCCGGCTGCATCATCAGCCAGGCCTGTTCCACTTCAACCACCTGCATCTACCAGGCTGCTCTGGGGATTGAACAGGGCGAATACCAGAAAGCGTTTACCCTGATGGCTGATCGCTGCTCAAACGGTCCTCACCTGATCTGGCCCAACCCCAAAGGTCCCGGTGGCCAGGTTGAATCGGAGAACTGGCTGATGGATAATTTCGGTAATGATCCCTGGGCCAGAAATGCCATGATTGAAACGGCCGAAAATGTTGCCAAAGAGGGGGGGATAACTCGGGAAGCCTGTGATGAGCTGACCCTGCGTCGCTATGAGCAGTATGGTGCGGCCTTGGCGGATGACCGGGCGTTCCAGAAGCGTTATATGTTCCCGCTTGAATTGGCGATCAGCAAGAAAAAAACGGTCCTTTTTGCCGAGGATGAGGGGATTATGCCCAGTACAGCCGAAGGTCTGGCGGCTCTCAAACCGGTGCTGCCAGGTGGGGTTCATACCTTCGGTTCCCAGACCCACCCGGGTGATGGCAACTGCGGTCTGATAGTCACCGACCGTCAGACCGCAAAAGAACTCAGCAGCGATGCCTCGATTGAAGTTCAGGTGCTCTCCTATGGTTTCTCCCGGGAGAAGAAAGGTTACATGGCAGCGGCGGTAGTGCCGGCTGCCGAGCGTGCCCTGGCCAAGGCCGATATTACCGCCAAGGACGTAAAGGCGATTAAGACCCACAACCCCTTTGCGGTCAACGACCTCTATTTTGCCGGGAAGCTGGACATTGATGCCCATCAGTTCAATAATTACGGTAGCTCCCTGATTTTTGGCCATCCCCAAGGACCCACGGCCGGCCGGTGCATCATTGAATTGATCGAAGAACTGGCCATGACCGGCGGTGGTTACGGCATGTTTGCCGGTTGTGCTGCCGGTGATACGGCGGCCGCCCTGGTGCTCAAAGTAACCGGTGCCTAG